The region AATACGTCCCAGGGGTTAGCGCCCGGACCAAAGTACTTCGGCCAGTCCGTGGCCACATGGTAGAGGCGACCGCCGATGATTCCTGCCGGGATCACTGCGATTGCGATGTCGAGTACCAACTCCGGGTTTCCTCCGCGGGCCGCGTAACGACGCTGCATCCAATAGATGCCAATGAGAACGCCAACCAGAATCGAGATGGCGTAGCCGCGGATGGGCAGCGGGCCGATGTGCCACACTCCCTGAGGAGGCGAAGGGATATTAGCCAGGTACATGGTCGCAGACTCCGCCGCCACCAGGGATGCGCTCATTAGTTGATCTCCCCTCGTACTCCGGCCGACAGCTCGCGACCCAGTGCCGCCAGCTCCTCGGTGCCTTTGGCCGCGGCTTTGATCAGCGCCGAGCCGACGATAACGCCGTCGGCGAACTGTGCAATCTCAGCGGCCTGCGCCCCGTTGGACACTCCCAGGCCGACGCACACCGGAGTATCGGTGACCTCCCGGGTCCGGGCAACCAGCTCGGCGGCCGCCGAGTCGACGCTGCTCTGCGCGCCGGTAACGCCCATGTGGCTGGTTGCGTAAACGAAACCGGTCGAGGCGTTCGCGGTTAGCTGCAAACGCTCGTTAGTCGACGAAGGCGCAACCAACATGATGTTCGACAGGCCATTGGCCTCAGCGGCGGCCCGCCAACGACCGGCCTCCTCCGGAATTAGGTCCGGGATGATGGTGCCACGGACACCAGCCGCGGCGAGATCTTCCGCAAACTTCTCCGGCCCGTACTGCAGGATGGGGTTCCAGTAGCTCATCACCACGCAGGTGCCGCCACGCTCGGTGGCCTCGCGCACGACACGCATTGCCTCGCGGGTGCGGAATCCGGCCTCAAGGGCGACATTCGCAGCCTCTTGGATGGTTGGTCCGTCCATCATCGGATCAGAAAACGGCAGACCAACCTCGATGAGGTCAGCGCCCGCCTTCACCAAGGTATCGATATTCTCAATCGACTTCTCCGTCGTCGGGTAGCCCGCCGGCAGATACGCGATGAACGCCGCGCGATCTTCCGCACGTACCTTTTCGAAAACGTCACTGAGACTCATTTAGGAATCCTCCCCATCGGCGCGCTGAACAGCGGCACCATCCACATCGGCATTTTCATCACTGGACATCAGCCCGAACCACTTAGCGGCGGTATCGACGTCCTTGTCTCCTCGGCCCGAAACGTTGACGATAATGACCGGTTTGCGCCCGAGTTCCGCACGCATCTCGTCGGCCACTAGGCGCGCAGCGGCAACCGCGTGCGCGGACTCAATAGCCGGGATTATTCCCTCCATGCGAGACAGGTCGCGGAAGGCCTCCATTGCCTGGGTGTCGGTCACGGGGACGTAGGTTGCGCGTTTGGTATCGGCCAGGAAGGAGTGCTCGGGTCCAACACCCGGGTAGTCCAGGCCGGCCGAAATCGAATGCGACTCAATAATCTGGCCGTCCTCGTTTTGCATCAGCGCAGCGAAGGAGCCCTGGAAAACGCCCGGGTTTCCCGCAGCTGCGATTGGCGCGGCGTGCCGGCCGGTCTCAACGCCGTCACCTCCAGCTTCCGCGCCGATCAGGCGCACAGACTCATCGTCGATAAAGTGGTGGAACGCTCCGATGGCGTTCGAACCGCCACCCACGCAGGCGATCACGGCGTCGGGAAGCGAATCGGTCTCGGCCAGAATCTGCTGGCGTGCCTCCGCTCCGATGATGCGCTGGAAATCGCGGACCATCGTCGGGAAGGGGTGCGGGCCCGCAGCGGTACCGAAGCAGTAGTAGGTGTCATCGGCGTGCGAGACCCAGTAGCGCATCGCCTCGTTGATGGCATCCTTCAGCGTCTTAGAACCAACCTCGACCTCAATGACCTCGGCGCCGAGAAGGCGCATGCGGGCGATGTTGAGGCGTTGACGAATCGCGTCGACTTTGCCCATATAGATGCGGCAATTCAGGCCAAGCAGGGCGCAGGCCGTAGCCGTGGCCACGCCGTGCTGGCCGGCGCCGGTCTCAGCGATAATGTTGCGCTTGCCCATGCGCTTGGCCAGCAGCACCTGGCCCAACACGTTATTGACCTTGTGGCTACCGGTGTGGTTCAGGTCCTCCCTCTTCAACCACACCTCGGCGCCAATCGCCTCGGAGAACTTCGACGCGAAATACAGGGGCGATGGCCTACCGACGTAGGTGCGCTGCAGACGGTCTAACTCGTCGAGGAAGTCCGGATCGACTCGCGCCTTCGCATAGCCATCGGTGACCTCGCCAATCACTGCCATCAGCGCTTCCGGGACGTACTGGCCGCCCCACTGGCCCCAGTGCCCGAGAGAATCCGGCTCGTGTTTCGTCGACTGCGCAACGACCTCGCCCATCGTGGGCAAACGGTCGCCGCGGACATCCTGGTTCTTGAAATCGTGGTCACTCACAAGTAACCATTGTGGACTATTCCCACCCCGCGCGGGAGCATCAGGGCGAAAAAACTAAGACCCGTTACCGGTCGCAGTGGGATGCACACCCGCGGCAACGAGCCGTCGGCAAGCCTCACCTGGGTGACCAGCGGTGACGAGCCCCTCGCCAACCAGCACAGCGTCGGCACCGTGGGAGGCGTAGTAGCGCAGCTCCTCCGGGCCCTTGACACCGGACTCAGCAACCTTGATGACGCTGTCCGGCAGCGTCGGCGCCAGGCGCTCAAACACCGACAGATCGACCTCGAGGGTCTTGAGGTTGCGGGCGTTGACACCCAGGATTTTCGCCCCGGCGGCAACGGCGCGCTCGACCTCCTCCTCGGTGTGCGCCTCGACCAGAGCGTTCATGCCCAGCGACTCAGTGCGGTCCAGGAGGGATTCCAGAGTCGGCTGGTCCAGCGCCGAGCACATCAGTAGCACCAGGTCGGCACCGTGCGCGCGGGCCTCGTGGACCTGGTACGGGGTGACGATGAAGTCCTTGCGCAGCACAGGAATATTCACCGCACGGCGAACCGCATCGAGGTCCGCCAACGAGCCCTGGAAGCGACGCTGCTCAGTCAGGCACGAGATGACGGCGGCGCCGCCCTTTTCATACTCCGCCGCCAGCTCCGCCGGGGAGGCAATCTCAGCGAGCTCTCCCTTCGACGGGGATGCGCGCTTGACCTCCGCGATGACCTGCACGCCGGGCTTGCCGAGGGCCGCCACAGCGTCAATCGGAGAGGGGGCCTTGCGGGAGAGCTCCTTAATCTCCTCGTAGGAAATCCTCGCCTCGCGGGCGGCGAGGTCCTCGCGAACTCCAGCAATGATGCCGTCTAGAACGTTAGCCATGGTGATCCGACCTACTTCCCTTTTACATCGCGGGTTCGTGCCTTGTCCGAACCAGCCGCGTTCTCGTCCAAATCAGTTGGGTCCACGCCCGCGTCCAGAGCATCCCACAGAACTCGGCCCGATTGCGGGTCCGATTCCAGGTCCTCCGCAATGCGCTCGCGGCGCACCTCCGGAGTCTCATAGGCACTGGACTTTTGCTTCTTCACCTCGCCGGGACGGCGAATCATCACCACCGCGCCCAGCAGCGCCACTGCGCAGCACAGCAAAGTTAGGGCAGGTCCTGCTGAATGAATATGGACCGCCTCGACCTGAGCCCAATCCGCCACGGTCACCGGCGCGTTCGCACGCTGAGAGGCGCTGCCCGAGGTCAGCAGGTCCAAAGCCCTTTGCTTATCGACGCCCTCTTCGCCCCCGGACAGCAACATCATCGGGGACCAAGATGCAACCACGGCTAGGACGGCGCTCAAAACGCCGACGACCCGGCGCCCTAGCTTCCCCAGAATCAGGGTGGCGACGACACCGGCGATTAGTGCCAGGCCAATCGACTGAATCTCCGGCGCCCATACAGCACCTACGATGCCGTTGGCTGCAGCACCCGACTTGTCATCAAAGGTCTCCACGGTCAGCCACGACATGCGGCTGGATAGCCACATGCCCACCGCCCCGAGAGCGATCAGGCCGCCCGAGGCAAACATCTTCGATTTCATCGGTTGACTAGTTCCCTTCCACTGGTGTCAGAGTCTCGGCGGCTGCGACCGCACGCAGCACCGCGGCCGCTTTATTCCGAGTCTCCTCGTCTTCCGCCAAAGGGTCAGAATCGTTGACGATTCCACCTCCGGCCTGAACATACACCGTACCGCCCTTCTTCACTCCGGTCCGGATGGCAATAGCCTGGTCGGTATTGCCGCGGAAGTCGAAATAGCCGACGGTGCCGCCGTAGACGCCGCGGCGGGTGTCCTCGAACTTGTCGATAATCGACAGCGCCGAGGGTTTCGGCGCCCCGGAGAGCGTTCCCGCGGGGAACGTGGCCGCAAACGCGTCAACGGCGGTGGCGTCGTCGGCAAGCGTGCCGGTGACGGTGGAAACCAGATGCATAACGTGGCTGTAGCGCTCGATATGGCGGAAGTCGTGCACCTTGACCGTGCCCGGGGCGCAGACGCGGCCGAGATCGTTGCGGCCGAGGTCCACCAGCATCAGGTGCTCGCTGTTTTCCTTCTCGTCGGCGAGAAGGTCGCGCTCGAGGGCGTTGTCCTCTTCGACGGTGGCGCCTCTCGGGCGGGTACCCGCAATCGGGTTGGTGATGACGTCGCGCCCGGAGACCGCCACGAGCGATTCTGGGGAGGAGCCGACAATCTGGAAGGCCGTGTCCGCAAAGTCCTTCGTCGGGACGTTCAGCAGGAACATGTAAGGGCTCGGATTAGACGTCCGCAGGATTCGGTAGATGTCGAATGCGGAGGCCTCGGTGTCCATCTCGAAGCGTTGGGAAAGCACAATCTGGAAAGCGTCTCCGGCGCGGATGTGCTCCTTGCACTCCTCGATGCGACGCATGTGCTCCTCAGCGGCGCGCTGGCGTCGGAAGACGGGCTGCGGAAAGCTAACCTCCGCGGGCCGCAGGTACGAGGGCTCGCTGAGGCGATCGACCATAGCGTCGATTCTGCTGCAAGCGCGGTCGTAGGCCTGGTCAATCCGCTCATCGGAGCCGTCCCAGTTCACCGCGTTAGAGATCAGCCAGAGCACTCCCTCGTGATGGTCGAAGGCGGCCAAGTCCTCGACCAGAAGCTGCATCAGCTCCGGGATTTCCAGGTCGTTGTCGGTGCTGTCCGGCAATTGCGGCTCGATAAAACGCACCGTATCGTGACCGAAGTATCCGACCAGCCCCGAGGTCAGCTTCGGCACCGAGGCATCCGCCGCAAACGGCAGCTCGGTGTGCAACAGGGCCAGGGTATCTCGCACGGCGTCCAGGGGATTTCCACCCTCCGGCGCGCCTTTCGGGGCATTGCCAATCCAGGCTGCGTTGCCGTCCTTGTCCACGGTCAGTGCCGCGCGGGACCCACAGCCGATGAACGACCACCTCGACCAGGACTGCCCCACGTCCGACGATTCCAGGAGGAACGTGCCAGGACGGTCGGCTGCCAACTTGCGGTATGCCGACAGCGCGGTCTCGCCATCGGCCAAAACCTTACGGATGACGGGCACGACCCGGTGGTCAGCAGCCAGCTCGCGGAATCGCTCCCGCGTGGTCATAGTGATACGAGTCATAGTGGCTATTGTGCCACGCACTCACGTCAACGTAGCGATTAACCCCAGCCGAGCTCCATGCGCAGCGCTCCCACAGCCTCGTCCAGCGCTGCGCGGGCCGCATCCCAAATACCGAAGGAATTCACGAACGGGTGCACAAGCCCCTCGTTCACGCGCAAGCTCACCCGGTTGCCCGCGTCCCTCAGCCGCGCCGCGTACGCCTCTCCCTCGTCGCGCAGAGGGTCGAACCCCGCCACCGTGATAAAGGCAGGCGGCAGGCCGGCAAGGTCGTCGGCAAGCAAAGGCGAAGCATAGGGATTGCTGCGGTCGGACCAGCTGGCGCAGTATTGATCGGCATACCACTTCATGTGCTCGGCGGTGAGGAAGAGACCACGGGCAAACTCGCGAGCACTATCGGTCAGCGGCCCCGACTCGTCGTAGTTGGCAAGATCCAGTGTCGGGACGAAGAGCATCTGCAAAATGGGCAGCCGCTCGCCGGCATCGCGCAGCTTCAGACACACCGCCGCGGCAAGGTTTCCACCCGCGCTGTCCCCCGCCACCACTACTGCGTTGGGATCGGTGCCGCCCACTCGCCCACCCAGGATTTCCTTGACGACGGCCTCACAGTCCTCGAGTCCCGACGGGAAGGGGTTTTCCGGAGCGAGCCGGTAATCGACGGAGACCACCGCGACACCCGCTTGCGCACAGAGATAGCGGCAGGTGTTGTCGTGGCTATCTAGCGAGCCGAGCGTCCAGCCGCCACCGTGGAAATACACCACCGTCGCGAGCTCATCGGAGAGGTTAACACCCTCGGGCCGGTAGTGGCGCACGCGCACACCGGCAATCTCGTGCTCCAGTACATGCTCAACCTCAACCCTCGGCCCCGCGCCCAGGCGAGCCTCGCGGTCGATAATGACGCGGCCCTTCGTAGGCGGGACATCGACGATATCCACCGGCGCCATCACGGCCAGCGCCCGCAGGGAGGCCGCTACCTGAGCGTCGAGGCGGTAGCCGCGGGCGTTGCTGGGCCGTCCGGCAAGTCCCAAAACTGGTTCCGGCAGCTTGGACATCATGCGCGCCGACCAGGCCGTGACCTTGGCGATTGCGCCTTCCGAGGGGTACTCGGCGAGTCTCAGGCCCGCGAAGTTGTCCTTCTGCGCTCGAGCTTCTCTGGCTCGGGTTTCTTCTGGGGATTGAATCGGTGTTGCGTTCATTCCCCTAGGAAACCACAATCATTTTGGCCACAAATCGTTTTCGACAGAATCGCTGTTGCCGCTTGTATCTAAAAGACCGGGTGCACGTCGAAGCAGGAGTGAGCTCCAGTGTGGCACGCGGCACCAGACTGAACGACCTCCATCAGCACCGTGTCTCCATCACAGTCCAGAGCCAGCGAGGTGACCTTCTGGAAGTGGCCGCTGGTCAGCCCCTTGATCCAGTATTCGCGGCGCGAGCGCGACCAGTAGGTGCCGCGCTTGGTGGCGATCGTGTAGGCCAGCGCATGGGAATCCATCCACGCCATCATCAGAACTCGACCGGAGCCCGACTCCTGAACGATTGCGGGAATCAAGCCGTCAGCATTGAATTTTGCAACGTCAGCGATACTCTTGGGCAGCTCGTAGGCTGTCGGGTCATCGCCTGCGCCGTGTTCCTTCGCTCCCGGCGCTAATTCTGCTGCACTCATTTGCGGACCTCAATTCCCTCGCGTGCCATTTCCTCCTTAACCTCGGCGATGCTGACTTCACCGAAATGGAAAATCGATGCCGCGAGTACCGCATCCGCTCCAGCTCGCACAGCAGGAGGGAAGTGGTCTGCGCAGCCAGCGCCGCCGGAGGCAATCACGGGGACGTCCACAGCCGCGCGCACCTTCTCGATGAGCTCCAAATCGAAGCCGTCTTTTGTCCCGTCACCGTCCATGGAGTTCAGCAAAATTTCGCCGACGCCCAGCTCCTCGCCGCGTCGGGCCCACTCCACAGCGTCAATTCCCGCCGAGCGCGAGCCTCCGTGCGTTGTCACCTCAAAGCCCGAGGGCTGCGGCTTCTCCCCCGCCGGAACTCGCCGGGCATCCACGGACAGGACCACGCACTGCGCACCGAATCGTCGGGACAGCTCGCTGAGCAGCTCCGGTCGCGCGATAGCCGAAGTGTTGACGCTGACCTTGTCAGCCCCCGCACGCAGCAGCTGGTCGACATCCTCCACGCTGCGCACACCGCCGCCAACAGTCAGCGGAATGAAAACCTCACTCGCCGTGCGCTTAACGACGTCCAACATGGTTCCACGCCCATCCTTCGACGCAGTGACATCCAGGAAGGTCAACTCGTCGGCGCCTGCCTCCCCGTAGCGGCGAGCGAGCTCGACGGGGTCGCCCGCATCGCGGAGGTTTTCAAAATTGACGCCCTTGACGACGCGCCCGTTGTTGACATCCAGGCAAGGGATAACGCGAACTGCGACAGACATGGGAATTGGCTCCTAAAGTTTTAAAGAAAATAATGCAAAATACAGATCGATGGTCGACGAAAAACTTTCCCGGCGGGACTTCTTTTACCGCCTAAACGTCGTGGGATGGTCCAGCCCCTCGATGATGGACAGAAGGGAGGCATGCACGTCTTCCGTTCCGGCGAGGACCCCAAGGGAGTCATGCCTCCACGGCTTACCCTGCAAATCCGTCACGATTCCGCCGGCTTCCGCAATCTGGAGAACGCCGGCCGCGTTATCCCACACATGTGGGGAGAACGTCACGGTACCTCCAAAGGCCCCCATCGCAGTGGACCCCAAGTCGACACCGACGGAGCCGGTAATCCGGATCGTCGGGTAGCGCTCCCCTACCTTCGATAGAAGCAGCTGCCTCCAGTCGCGAGGAAACGTGCCGTCGGAGCGGGCAATCACCGAGCCAAATGCGATGGAAACCGGTCGGCCGGACTCAGCGTTCATCGAAACCCTGTGGCCATTGACGTACGTTCCGCTACCTTTCGCAGCGGTCACGCGACGGCGCAGCAGGGGCATCGATGTGATTCCCACGATGGGCTCGCCCTGGCGCATCAGCGTCAGGAGCATCGCACACAGCGGGAACCCAGCCGCGTAATTGGTAGTGCCGTCAATCGGATCTATGACCCAGGCGGTGTGCTGCTCGGGGACCTTGCCACCAAACTCCTCGCCGTAGACCGGAAGACCTGAATACATGGTGAGGATTTGGCGCAGCTTTGTCTCAATCGCCAAATCCGCTTCCGTGGCGAAGTCACCGCGGGCCTTGGTGATGACGGGTTCCGACCCCACATGCTCAGCAAACAGCCCCTCGACTTCATCGAGAGCGGCCTCAGCGATAGCGAGCATCGCACGTGGTTCCAGCGCTTCCATGGACTGACCTCGGGTTCCTTTTTTACCTCGCGGTTGCCTTCGGGCTAACGAGCGATTGCCAATGCTTCTTCAAGAGTGAAGCGACCGGCGTAGAGCGCCTTGCCGACAATAGCGGAGTCAACACCGTCAACCACCAGCTCCTTGATCGCAGCAATGTCATCGAGGCTGCTGATGCCTCCCGACGCGACGATGGGCGCCTCGGTAGCCGCAGCGACATCGCGCAGCAAGTCAACATTCGGCCCCTGCAGGGTGCCGTCCTTGGACACATCGGTCACGACGAAGCGCGACGCACCCTGCGAGTCCAGGCGCTCCAGGACTTCCCACAGGTCGCCACCGTCGGAGACCCAGCCGCGGCCACGAAGGCGCCACTGCCCCTCCTCGTTGCGAACGTCCAGGCCGATTGCGACGCGGTCGCCGTAGGAGGCGATAACCTCGCGGCACCACTCGGGATTCTCCAGGGCGGCGGTGCCGATATTCACACGCTTGCATCCGGTCGCCAGCGCTGCCTCGAGAGACTCGGTGTCACGAATGCCACCGGAGAGCTCCACATTGACGTCGAGCTTGCCGATGACATCGGCAAGCAGCTCGTAGTTGGAGCCGCGCCCGAAAGCGGCGTCCAAATCCACCAGGTGAACCCACTCTGCACCGGCATTCTGCCAGTTGAGCGCGGCCTCCAGCGGGGCACCGTAGGAGGTCTCTGAGCCGGCGGCGCCCTGCACCAGGCGCACCGCCTGACCATCGGCGACATCAACAGCGGGCAGCAGGGTCAAACTCATGGGGCACTACTCTCTATCAAGCTCTTTAAAGTATCCGCCGGTTCCCGACAAATTAATACGAAATTGCCGACGAACCGCGGCCTGGGAACAGGCTAGGTATTTCAGTATAGATGTCCGCTACGGCGCTACAGGGTATTCACCCAGTTTTGGAGCAGGCGCAGTCCGGCCTCTCCTGACTTCTCGGGGTGGAACTGCGTCGCCCAGAGCGGACCATTTTCGACCGCAGCGACGAACCTGTCCGATTCGTGCTGAGCCCAAGTCACCAACGGAGCCGCGATGCGCGATTCCGCCTTCAACTCCCAGCGGCGCACGCCGTAGGAATGCACAAAGTAAAAGCGCTCCTGCTCCAGGCCGGCGAACATCTTCGAGCCCTCCGGCACGTCAACGGTGTTCCAGCCCATGTGGGGCAGGATTTTCGCCTCCAGCCTCTCGACGGTGCCCGGCCACTCTCCGCATCCGGGTGTTCCCGTGGCGGAAATCTCTGCCCCGTGAATTCCCTCGGCGTATTCGACGCCGCGGTCAAAGAGAACCTGCATGCCAACGCAGATGCCCATCACCGGGCGCCCACCCGCCAGGCGGGAGCCAATGAGACGCGGTCCCTGTACTTTGCGCAGCCCCTCCATACAGGCGGCATACGCCCCAACGCCTGGGACGAGCAGACCGTCGGCGTTGATAACAACGTCCGGATCTGCCGTGACAATAACGTCGGCTCCAGTCGACGATACTGCCCGCTGCGCGGAGCGGAGGTTTCCAGAACCGTAGTCGAGAATTGCGACGGTGGGTCCATTCACTGCGGAAGAGGCATCTTTCATATCTCGGAATTTTAGGCGGTCGATTTCCCACAACTCCACCTGCCCCTCCATATTCTCCACCCCTAGCGTTTATGTCACCGATCAAAAGT is a window of Corynebacterium lactis RW2-5 DNA encoding:
- the trpA gene encoding tryptophan synthase subunit alpha → MSLSDVFEKVRAEDRAAFIAYLPAGYPTTEKSIENIDTLVKAGADLIEVGLPFSDPMMDGPTIQEAANVALEAGFRTREAMRVVREATERGGTCVVMSYWNPILQYGPEKFAEDLAAAGVRGTIIPDLIPEEAGRWRAAAEANGLSNIMLVAPSSTNERLQLTANASTGFVYATSHMGVTGAQSSVDSAAAELVARTREVTDTPVCVGLGVSNGAQAAEIAQFADGVIVGSALIKAAAKGTEELAALGRELSAGVRGEIN
- the trpB gene encoding tryptophan synthase subunit beta; the encoded protein is MGEVVAQSTKHEPDSLGHWGQWGGQYVPEALMAVIGEVTDGYAKARVDPDFLDELDRLQRTYVGRPSPLYFASKFSEAIGAEVWLKREDLNHTGSHKVNNVLGQVLLAKRMGKRNIIAETGAGQHGVATATACALLGLNCRIYMGKVDAIRQRLNIARMRLLGAEVIEVEVGSKTLKDAINEAMRYWVSHADDTYYCFGTAAGPHPFPTMVRDFQRIIGAEARQQILAETDSLPDAVIACVGGGSNAIGAFHHFIDDESVRLIGAEAGGDGVETGRHAAPIAAAGNPGVFQGSFAALMQNEDGQIIESHSISAGLDYPGVGPEHSFLADTKRATYVPVTDTQAMEAFRDLSRMEGIIPAIESAHAVAAARLVADEMRAELGRKPVIIVNVSGRGDKDVDTAAKWFGLMSSDENADVDGAAVQRADGEDS
- the trpC gene encoding indole-3-glycerol phosphate synthase TrpC, producing MANVLDGIIAGVREDLAAREARISYEEIKELSRKAPSPIDAVAALGKPGVQVIAEVKRASPSKGELAEIASPAELAAEYEKGGAAVISCLTEQRRFQGSLADLDAVRRAVNIPVLRKDFIVTPYQVHEARAHGADLVLLMCSALDQPTLESLLDRTESLGMNALVEAHTEEEVERAVAAGAKILGVNARNLKTLEVDLSVFERLAPTLPDSVIKVAESGVKGPEELRYYASHGADAVLVGEGLVTAGHPGEACRRLVAAGVHPTATGNGS
- a CDS encoding TIGR02234 family membrane protein, with the protein product MKSKMFASGGLIALGAVGMWLSSRMSWLTVETFDDKSGAAANGIVGAVWAPEIQSIGLALIAGVVATLILGKLGRRVVGVLSAVLAVVASWSPMMLLSGGEEGVDKQRALDLLTSGSASQRANAPVTVADWAQVEAVHIHSAGPALTLLCCAVALLGAVVMIRRPGEVKKQKSSAYETPEVRRERIAEDLESDPQSGRVLWDALDAGVDPTDLDENAAGSDKARTRDVKGK
- a CDS encoding anthranilate synthase component I — protein: MTRITMTTRERFRELAADHRVVPVIRKVLADGETALSAYRKLAADRPGTFLLESSDVGQSWSRWSFIGCGSRAALTVDKDGNAAWIGNAPKGAPEGGNPLDAVRDTLALLHTELPFAADASVPKLTSGLVGYFGHDTVRFIEPQLPDSTDNDLEIPELMQLLVEDLAAFDHHEGVLWLISNAVNWDGSDERIDQAYDRACSRIDAMVDRLSEPSYLRPAEVSFPQPVFRRQRAAEEHMRRIEECKEHIRAGDAFQIVLSQRFEMDTEASAFDIYRILRTSNPSPYMFLLNVPTKDFADTAFQIVGSSPESLVAVSGRDVITNPIAGTRPRGATVEEDNALERDLLADEKENSEHLMLVDLGRNDLGRVCAPGTVKVHDFRHIERYSHVMHLVSTVTGTLADDATAVDAFAATFPAGTLSGAPKPSALSIIDKFEDTRRGVYGGTVGYFDFRGNTDQAIAIRTGVKKGGTVYVQAGGGIVNDSDPLAEDEETRNKAAAVLRAVAAAETLTPVEGN
- a CDS encoding alpha/beta hydrolase, producing the protein MNATPIQSPEETRAREARAQKDNFAGLRLAEYPSEGAIAKVTAWSARMMSKLPEPVLGLAGRPSNARGYRLDAQVAASLRALAVMAPVDIVDVPPTKGRVIIDREARLGAGPRVEVEHVLEHEIAGVRVRHYRPEGVNLSDELATVVYFHGGGWTLGSLDSHDNTCRYLCAQAGVAVVSVDYRLAPENPFPSGLEDCEAVVKEILGGRVGGTDPNAVVVAGDSAGGNLAAAVCLKLRDAGERLPILQMLFVPTLDLANYDESGPLTDSAREFARGLFLTAEHMKWYADQYCASWSDRSNPYASPLLADDLAGLPPAFITVAGFDPLRDEGEAYAARLRDAGNRVSLRVNEGLVHPFVNSFGIWDAARAALDEAVGALRMELGWG
- the hisI gene encoding phosphoribosyl-AMP cyclohydrolase — translated: MSAAELAPGAKEHGAGDDPTAYELPKSIADVAKFNADGLIPAIVQESGSGRVLMMAWMDSHALAYTIATKRGTYWSRSRREYWIKGLTSGHFQKVTSLALDCDGDTVLMEVVQSGAACHTGAHSCFDVHPVF
- the hisF gene encoding imidazole glycerol phosphate synthase subunit HisF, whose protein sequence is MSVAVRVIPCLDVNNGRVVKGVNFENLRDAGDPVELARRYGEAGADELTFLDVTASKDGRGTMLDVVKRTASEVFIPLTVGGGVRSVEDVDQLLRAGADKVSVNTSAIARPELLSELSRRFGAQCVVLSVDARRVPAGEKPQPSGFEVTTHGGSRSAGIDAVEWARRGEELGVGEILLNSMDGDGTKDGFDLELIEKVRAAVDVPVIASGGAGCADHFPPAVRAGADAVLAASIFHFGEVSIAEVKEEMAREGIEVRK
- a CDS encoding inositol monophosphatase family protein, producing MEALEPRAMLAIAEAALDEVEGLFAEHVGSEPVITKARGDFATEADLAIETKLRQILTMYSGLPVYGEEFGGKVPEQHTAWVIDPIDGTTNYAAGFPLCAMLLTLMRQGEPIVGITSMPLLRRRVTAAKGSGTYVNGHRVSMNAESGRPVSIAFGSVIARSDGTFPRDWRQLLLSKVGERYPTIRITGSVGVDLGSTAMGAFGGTVTFSPHVWDNAAGVLQIAEAGGIVTDLQGKPWRHDSLGVLAGTEDVHASLLSIIEGLDHPTTFRR
- the priA gene encoding bifunctional 1-(5-phosphoribosyl)-5-((5-phosphoribosylamino)methylideneamino)imidazole-4-carboxamide isomerase/phosphoribosylanthranilate isomerase PriA, which translates into the protein MSLTLLPAVDVADGQAVRLVQGAAGSETSYGAPLEAALNWQNAGAEWVHLVDLDAAFGRGSNYELLADVIGKLDVNVELSGGIRDTESLEAALATGCKRVNIGTAALENPEWCREVIASYGDRVAIGLDVRNEEGQWRLRGRGWVSDGGDLWEVLERLDSQGASRFVVTDVSKDGTLQGPNVDLLRDVAAATEAPIVASGGISSLDDIAAIKELVVDGVDSAIVGKALYAGRFTLEEALAIAR
- the hisH gene encoding imidazole glycerol phosphate synthase subunit HisH; amino-acid sequence: MKDASSAVNGPTVAILDYGSGNLRSAQRAVSSTGADVIVTADPDVVINADGLLVPGVGAYAACMEGLRKVQGPRLIGSRLAGGRPVMGICVGMQVLFDRGVEYAEGIHGAEISATGTPGCGEWPGTVERLEAKILPHMGWNTVDVPEGSKMFAGLEQERFYFVHSYGVRRWELKAESRIAAPLVTWAQHESDRFVAAVENGPLWATQFHPEKSGEAGLRLLQNWVNTL